In one window of Pseudodesulfovibrio sediminis DNA:
- a CDS encoding SLC13 family permease, with protein MISYLREKRWFFITLIIQAAMLLSPAPQGVTPEGWRVLVMTVGATILFITEPIPLPAVALLIVLGQVFLLGLDSSLVAKSLMKDSVLFIMGSLMLAVALVKQKLDKRLALLIIKVTGSNTYSIAFGISIFSGILASFIGEHTVAAMMLPVALSLLQLATDDSDQRRALAVLFLFSISYACAMAGIGTPSGGARNAIMIDYLRDFFYAADDPATYDYTVSYLDWMIYAYPIFLIQLPLMHVILRWTFKTDIKDLGPAVRKLKEQVGNEGALTGQHYVAITLFVVILIGWVGFSSNVGMGTIAILGAVLFMVTGLVRWQDINSGVNWGVVLLYAAAISLGVQMRDTGAAAWVAGLFMDTMSPFGIDQGTGLLAGVMILTTFITNTMSNGAAVAVLGPIVLSIAVGTETNPLAVGMVTAISSAFAYFTVIGTPASTIVYSSGYLRSTDFMKVGWRMALMSFIILLLASKFYWPLVGF; from the coding sequence ATGATAAGCTATCTTCGTGAAAAACGGTGGTTTTTCATCACCTTGATCATTCAGGCCGCCATGCTCCTCTCTCCGGCCCCCCAGGGGGTGACGCCCGAGGGATGGCGCGTGCTGGTCATGACTGTCGGTGCCACCATTCTCTTTATCACGGAACCGATTCCCCTCCCGGCCGTGGCCCTGCTTATTGTTCTGGGCCAGGTCTTCCTGCTCGGTCTGGATTCCTCACTGGTGGCCAAGTCCCTTATGAAGGATTCGGTGCTCTTTATCATGGGGTCGCTCATGCTGGCCGTGGCCCTGGTCAAGCAGAAGCTGGACAAGCGACTGGCGTTGCTCATTATCAAGGTTACAGGATCGAACACATACAGTATTGCGTTCGGTATTTCGATTTTCTCCGGCATCCTTGCTTCGTTCATCGGTGAGCATACGGTGGCGGCCATGATGCTGCCTGTGGCACTCTCCCTGTTGCAGTTGGCCACGGACGATTCTGACCAGCGGCGCGCGTTGGCCGTCCTCTTCCTGTTTTCCATCTCGTATGCCTGCGCCATGGCTGGTATAGGTACGCCTTCAGGTGGGGCGAGGAATGCCATCATGATCGACTATCTGCGCGACTTTTTCTACGCCGCGGATGATCCGGCAACCTATGACTATACGGTCAGTTATCTTGATTGGATGATCTATGCATACCCCATTTTCCTCATCCAGTTGCCGCTGATGCATGTCATCCTGCGGTGGACTTTCAAGACGGATATCAAGGATCTCGGTCCGGCAGTCCGGAAGCTCAAGGAACAGGTGGGTAACGAAGGCGCGCTGACCGGCCAGCACTATGTGGCCATCACGCTGTTTGTCGTTATCCTCATAGGGTGGGTCGGGTTTTCTTCCAATGTGGGCATGGGCACCATCGCCATCCTCGGCGCGGTCCTGTTCATGGTGACCGGTCTGGTGCGATGGCAGGACATCAACTCCGGCGTGAACTGGGGTGTGGTGCTGCTCTACGCTGCCGCCATCTCTCTGGGAGTGCAGATGCGCGATACCGGCGCTGCCGCATGGGTGGCCGGTTTGTTCATGGACACCATGTCGCCCTTTGGCATTGATCAGGGGACCGGTCTCCTTGCAGGCGTCATGATACTGACCACATTCATCACCAATACCATGAGCAACGGTGCGGCCGTGGCCGTACTCGGTCCCATTGTGCTTTCCATTGCCGTGGGCACGGAAACCAACCCGCTGGCCGTGGGGATGGTCACTGCCATTTCCAGTGCGTTCGCCTATTTCACGGTTATCGGCACTCCGGCCTCGACCATCGTGTATTCTTCCGGCTACTTGCGTTCAACCGACTTCATGAAAGTCGGCTGGCGTATGGCCCTGATGTCGTTTATCATTTTGTTGCTTGCATCAAAATTCTACTGGCCCCTTGTGGGCTTTTAA